From Carettochelys insculpta isolate YL-2023 chromosome 3, ASM3395843v1, whole genome shotgun sequence, a single genomic window includes:
- the PFN3 gene encoding profilin-3 gives MGDWKSYINTVLKDKNIEDVAIVGHSDNKSVWASKPGGLLAAISPQEVGVIIGQDRKGFLQTGITIAGKKCGVIRDNLLVEKDAVMDARTKESDSKAICIGKTPKALIFLMGKKGVHGGALNKKIHDMIAGMKTMSS, from the coding sequence ATGGGTGACTGGAAGAGCTACATCAATACTGTCCTAAAGGACAAGAACATTGAAGATGTAGCTATCGTGGGGCACAGTGACAACAAGTCAGTGTGGGCATCCAAGCCAGGGGGCCTACTGGCTGCCATCTCACCTCAGGAAGTGGGAGTGATCATAGGGCAGGACAGGAAGGGGTTCCTGCAGACAGGGATCACCATAGCTGGCAAGAAGTGCGGTGTGATCCGGGACAACCTGCTTGTGGAAAAAGATGCTGTGATGGACGCCAGAACCAAGGAAAGTGACAGCAAGGCCATCTGTATTGGCAAGACCCCCAAAGCCCTGATCTTCCTCATGGGCAAGAAGGGAGTCCATGGAGGAGCCCTCAACAAAAAGATTCATGACATGATTGCAGGCATGAAAACCATGAGCAGCTAG